A region from the Halomonas piscis genome encodes:
- a CDS encoding DVU3141 family protein, giving the protein MYKHNLRSSPAHRLSVPASVYRLASVLAAGALLAGCAQVPYDASDGERGYVLSHDGARPIQNATLNGFLDQTPGNSAVTVATSPWGNNVEVVAESRYFAASGRECRKLRIVTPSRETNKVLV; this is encoded by the coding sequence ATGTACAAACACAACCTAAGGTCTTCACCGGCGCACCGCCTGAGCGTGCCCGCGTCCGTTTATCGCCTGGCGAGCGTGCTCGCTGCCGGCGCGCTGCTGGCCGGCTGTGCCCAGGTACCTTACGACGCCTCAGACGGCGAGCGCGGCTATGTGTTGAGCCACGACGGCGCCCGGCCGATTCAGAATGCGACGCTTAACGGCTTTCTCGACCAGACGCCGGGCAACAGCGCCGTGACCGTCGCCACCAGCCCCTGGGGCAACAACGTGGAAGTGGTGGCCGAATCGCGCTACTTTGCCGCCAGCGGCCGTGAGTGTCGTAAATTACGCATCGTGACGCCATCCCGGGAAACGAACAAAGTGCTGGTATGA
- the glyA gene encoding serine hydroxymethyltransferase, with protein sequence MFSRSMTIAGFDDALSDAMSQEVQRQEAHIELIASENYASPRVMEAQGSQLTNKYAEGYPGKRYYGGCEFVDIAERLAIDYAKELFGATYANVQPHSGSQANSAVFQALLKPGDTILGMSLDAGGHLTHGARPNFSGKQYNAVQYGLDDQGLIDYDQVAELAREHRPQLIIAGFSAYSHIIDWARFRQIADEVGAYFLVDMAHVAGLVAAGLYDNPMPHAHVVTSTTHKTLRGPRGGIILSAENDEAMEKKLQSAVFPGGQGGPLMHAIAAKAVCFKEAMAPAFKTYQEQVVRNAQAMADVFMERGYDIVSGGTEDHLFLLSLIKQGVTGKDADAALGRANITVNKNAVPGDPQSPFVTSGLRIGTPAVTTRGFTTDECRRLAGWICDVLDVLANGNDTAAIEASVKEQVAELCAQFPVYTD encoded by the coding sequence ATGTTTAGCCGCAGCATGACCATTGCCGGGTTCGATGACGCCCTTTCTGATGCCATGTCCCAAGAGGTGCAGCGCCAGGAAGCACACATTGAGCTGATCGCCTCTGAAAACTACGCCAGCCCCAGAGTCATGGAAGCCCAGGGCTCCCAGCTGACCAACAAGTACGCCGAAGGCTACCCGGGCAAGCGCTACTACGGCGGCTGCGAATTCGTCGACATCGCCGAGCGCCTGGCCATTGACTATGCCAAGGAGCTGTTTGGCGCAACCTACGCCAACGTCCAGCCGCACTCCGGCTCCCAGGCGAACAGCGCCGTGTTTCAGGCGCTGCTCAAGCCCGGCGACACCATCCTCGGCATGAGCCTCGATGCCGGCGGCCACCTCACCCACGGCGCCCGGCCCAACTTCTCCGGCAAGCAGTACAACGCCGTTCAGTACGGTCTGGATGACCAGGGGCTGATCGACTACGACCAGGTGGCCGAGCTTGCCCGGGAGCACCGGCCGCAGCTGATCATTGCCGGATTCTCGGCCTACTCCCACATCATTGACTGGGCTCGCTTTCGCCAGATTGCCGACGAGGTCGGCGCCTACTTTCTGGTCGACATGGCCCACGTCGCCGGGCTGGTTGCCGCCGGCCTCTACGATAATCCCATGCCCCACGCCCACGTCGTCACCTCCACCACGCACAAGACCCTGCGCGGCCCGAGGGGCGGCATTATTCTTTCCGCCGAGAACGACGAGGCCATGGAGAAAAAGCTCCAGTCGGCTGTTTTCCCCGGCGGCCAGGGCGGCCCCCTGATGCACGCCATCGCCGCCAAGGCCGTGTGCTTCAAGGAAGCCATGGCGCCGGCGTTCAAGACCTACCAGGAGCAGGTGGTCAGAAACGCCCAGGCCATGGCCGACGTCTTCATGGAGCGCGGCTATGACATCGTCTCCGGCGGCACCGAGGACCACCTCTTTCTGCTGTCGCTGATCAAGCAGGGCGTGACCGGCAAGGATGCCGACGCCGCGCTGGGCCGCGCCAACATCACGGTCAACAAGAACGCCGTGCCCGGCGATCCGCAAAGCCCCTTTGTCACCTCGGGCCTGCGCATCGGCACGCCGGCGGTGACCACCCGCGGCTTCACCACCGACGAATGCCGCCGCCTGGCCGGGTGGATCTGCGACGTGCTCGACGTGCTCGCCAACGGCAACGACACCGCCGCCATTGAAGCCAGCGTCAAAGAACAGGTCGCCGAGCTCTGCGCGCAGTTCCCGGTGTATACGGACTGA
- a CDS encoding polysaccharide biosynthesis/export family protein, whose protein sequence is MGCVLLPATAGAQTLSLPDSIVPQETQRDSTGEASSTRQSREGQRGGQQEEAEQPRADWRSGTYGPVSQEKQDELIDSLKPFGANLFEGGFRGAMGDGLNPSYRVKPGDQVTVRAWGAMNMDRALPVDVQGNIFIPSYGPLDIEGQNSAQVDASVRRAITSVYPEQVQVYTNLQGVQPVAVYVTGYVENPGRYAGTPSDSLLYFLDQANGIDEDLGSSRRLPFSLCAVSCGRDAAASSGRRAAIQR, encoded by the coding sequence TTGGGCTGTGTACTGCTCCCGGCGACGGCAGGCGCCCAGACGCTAAGCCTCCCCGACAGCATTGTGCCCCAGGAGACCCAGCGCGATAGCACCGGGGAGGCGAGCAGCACCAGACAGAGTCGCGAGGGCCAGCGCGGCGGCCAGCAGGAAGAGGCGGAACAGCCCAGAGCGGACTGGCGCAGCGGCACTTACGGGCCGGTGTCCCAGGAAAAGCAGGACGAGCTGATCGACAGTTTGAAGCCGTTTGGTGCCAACCTGTTTGAAGGTGGGTTTCGCGGCGCCATGGGGGATGGCCTGAATCCGAGCTATCGCGTCAAGCCCGGCGATCAGGTCACCGTCAGGGCCTGGGGGGCCATGAACATGGATCGGGCTCTGCCGGTCGACGTTCAGGGCAATATCTTTATCCCCAGCTACGGGCCCTTGGATATCGAAGGGCAAAACAGCGCCCAGGTCGATGCCAGCGTGCGCCGGGCCATTACCTCGGTCTACCCGGAACAGGTGCAGGTGTATACCAACCTGCAGGGGGTTCAGCCGGTGGCCGTCTACGTCACCGGGTATGTCGAAAACCCCGGCCGCTACGCCGGCACGCCAAGCGACTCCCTGCTGTACTTCCTCGATCAGGCCAACGGCATCGATGAGGATCTGGGCAGCTCACGACGACTGCCTTTCTCCCTATGCGCTGTTTCATGTGGCCGAGACGCTGCAGCGTCATCCGGACGCCGGGCTGCTATACAGCGATGA